ACGCCGGCGCGCTCCAATCGACCGATACATGCTCTCAATTCATCCGCACCTGATCCCCTCTTGGACATTCGTACAACGAACCGATAATAGATATGCGATCGTCCGGCCGGCACCGCCGGCACCATTGCGGATGTCCCTGCCAGCGCCACGCGATATTCCCGGGCCAGACTCATACGGCGCTCCAACAATTCCGGGAGCCGGTCCAACTGCACCAGGCCGACGGCAGCCTGCAGGTCCGTCATCTTGAGATTCGTCGCCTGGGGGATCAACGACGGCGCCCCGTCATACTCTCGCAGCGCTCTGGCTCGCTCAAGCAACACGGAATCGTTCGAGAGCACCATCCCGCCTTCCCCCGCACACAGTAACTTGTTCGCATAGAACGAACAGACCGTCAGCGTTCCCACGGAGCCGACCGCCCGCCCCTGCTCAGTCGCCCCCAAAGTCTGCGCGCAATCCTCAATGAGCGGTACGCCGAGACGGGCGAGCGCGGTCAAATCGGCCGGCAATCCAAACAGATGCGGCACAATGATCGCGCGAGTCTTGGAAGTGATCGCCGCCCGGGCCAGGTCGGCGTCGATCTGGAAGGTTTCCGGCTCGATATCCACCAGACGCGCCTGCGCCCCGACGCGCTGAACCGCCTGCCAGGGCGCCGCA
This genomic stretch from Nitrospira sp. harbors:
- a CDS encoding DegT/DnrJ/EryC1/StrS family aminotransferase is translated as MIPHSRPLIDQLEVRAVTEVLQSGHLAQGAVVERFERGMAAYLGLAGGVAVNSGTMALEVALRVLGIGPGDEVILPSYVCAAPWQAVQRVGAQARLVDIEPETFQIDADLARAAITSKTRAIIVPHLFGLPADLTALARLGVPLIEDCAQTLGATEQGRAVGSVGTLTVCSFYANKLLCAGEGGMVLSNDSVLLERARALREYDGAPSLIPQATNLKMTDLQAAVGLVQLDRLPELLERRMSLAREYRVALAGTSAMVPAVPAGRSHIYYRFVVRMSKRGSGADELRACIGRLERAGVQCRKPVFRSLHRYLDLDGFPASEAAEHDALSLPLYPSLADEEVDQIFLAMRDEWRRE